The following are encoded in a window of Pongo abelii isolate AG06213 chromosome 16, NHGRI_mPonAbe1-v2.0_pri, whole genome shotgun sequence genomic DNA:
- the HDDC3 gene encoding guanosine-3',5'-bis(diphosphate) 3'-pyrophosphohydrolase MESH1, with amino-acid sequence MGSEAAQLLEAADFAARKHRQQRRKDPEGTPYINHPIGVARILTHEAGITDIVVLQAALLHDTVEDTDTTLDEVELHFGAQVRRLVEEVTDDKTLPKLERKRLQVEQAPHSSPGAKLVKLADKLYNLRDLNRCTPEGWSEHRVQEYFEWAAHVVKGLQGTNRQLEEALKHLFKERGLTL; translated from the exons ATGGGCTCCGAGGCGGCGCAGCTGCTGGAGGCTGCCGACTTCGCGGCTCGGAAGCACCGGCAGCAGCGGCGGAAGGACCCCGAAGGGACCCCCTATATCAACCACCCCATCG GTGTGGCACGGATCCTGACCCACGAGGCGGGAATCACTGACATTGTGGTGTTACAG GCGGCCCTGCTCCATGACACGGTGGAGGACACAGACACCACCCTGGATGAGGTGGAGCTACACTTTGGGGCACAAGTGCGGCGCCTGGTGGAGGAGGTAACAGATGACAAGACTCTGCCCAAGCTGGAGAGAAAGAGGCTGCAGGTGGAGCAAGCGCCCCACAGTAGCCCCGGGGCCAAACTGGTGAAGCTGGCAGACAAGCTGTACAATCTGAGGGACCTGAATCGCTGCACCCCAGAGG GATGGTCAGAACATCGAGTCCAGGAATACTTCGAGTGGGCAGCGCACGTGGTGAAGGGGCTTCAGGGAACAAACCGGCAACTGGAAGAGGCTCTAAAGCATCTGTTCAAGGAGCGGGGGCTGACACTCTGA